In Jejubacter calystegiae, the following are encoded in one genomic region:
- a CDS encoding YbgA family protein: MDHIMLIGVDDESYDVRLPGLHFICLSPDRLQQQADSLCGFISASTAEAEQIAAQIPWLPAVAQTAVGEHFCRRVLALSELNQLRAAGISSGALTVFHSRYKLLLLAHSQPLYREIGPFVAGFSRWRDPQAFFVEYRKRLMALLAQPASRGDHTNALMHMQGYFRGKLDATQRQALTQQILDYREGRSSLAEPVALIQQYLALSPDEYLAQQRYLQPLPPALAQLSGGRP; encoded by the coding sequence ATGGATCACATCATGTTAATCGGCGTGGATGACGAGTCATATGACGTTCGGCTACCCGGGCTGCATTTTATTTGCCTGAGCCCGGATCGGTTACAGCAACAGGCAGACTCCCTGTGCGGTTTTATCAGCGCCAGCACAGCGGAGGCAGAGCAGATCGCTGCTCAGATTCCCTGGCTTCCGGCGGTAGCCCAGACGGCGGTGGGGGAGCACTTTTGCCGACGAGTGCTGGCGTTATCAGAGCTGAATCAACTGCGCGCCGCCGGGATTAGCAGCGGCGCATTGACCGTATTCCACAGTCGCTACAAGTTATTATTACTGGCGCATTCCCAGCCGCTGTATCGTGAAATCGGCCCCTTTGTGGCCGGATTCAGCCGCTGGCGCGATCCACAGGCGTTTTTTGTGGAGTATCGCAAGCGACTCATGGCGCTACTGGCCCAACCTGCGAGCCGGGGCGATCACACCAATGCCCTGATGCATATGCAGGGCTATTTTAGGGGAAAGTTAGACGCGACGCAGCGTCAGGCGCTGACGCAACAGATTCTGGATTATCGGGAAGGGAGAAGCTCGCTTGCCGAGCCTGTGGCGCTCATTCAACAGTATCTGGCGCTTTCCCCGGATGAGTATCTGGCGCAGCAGCGTTATCTGCAGCCGCTGCCCCCGGCGCTGGCTCAGTTGAGTGGAGGGCGGCCATGA
- the pxpC gene encoding 5-oxoprolinase subunit PxpC — translation MLKIIRAGMQTTVQDTGRFGYRLAGVSRSGALDTPSLIIANALVGNSRDAAGLEVTLGNCVIEFRGAGWFALTGADCDAVLDGHPVWTGWRLPYHNGQRLELKLPRHGMRSYLAVAGGLKVPEVMGSHSTDLKGGFGGFKGRQLADGDAIAIGDARHEFHDSAGVKQLLWGNRIRALPGPEYHEFSEQSRDDFWRLPWHLSPQSNRMGYRLQGQVLARTEQRELLSHGLLPGVIQVPHNGQPIVLMNDAQTTGGYPRIAAIIEADLYHLAQIRLGEPIHFVQCTLEEALKARHDQRLYLDQLAWRLQQEADAQ, via the coding sequence GTGCTAAAGATTATTCGTGCCGGGATGCAGACCACGGTGCAGGATACCGGGCGTTTCGGTTACCGGCTGGCCGGGGTTAGCCGCAGCGGAGCGCTGGATACGCCATCGCTGATTATCGCCAATGCGCTGGTGGGCAATTCCCGTGATGCAGCTGGTCTGGAGGTCACGCTCGGCAATTGCGTGATTGAGTTTCGCGGCGCCGGCTGGTTTGCGTTAACCGGCGCTGACTGCGACGCCGTACTGGATGGCCACCCGGTCTGGACCGGTTGGCGGCTGCCGTACCATAACGGCCAGCGTCTGGAGCTGAAATTGCCGCGCCATGGCATGCGTAGCTATCTGGCGGTGGCGGGGGGGCTGAAAGTGCCCGAGGTGATGGGGTCGCACAGTACCGATCTGAAAGGAGGCTTCGGTGGTTTTAAGGGGCGCCAGCTGGCGGATGGCGATGCGATTGCCATTGGCGATGCGCGCCATGAATTCCATGACTCTGCCGGGGTAAAGCAACTGCTGTGGGGCAACCGAATTCGGGCGCTGCCTGGGCCTGAGTACCATGAGTTCAGCGAACAGTCCCGTGATGATTTCTGGCGTCTGCCCTGGCATTTGAGCCCACAGAGCAACCGCATGGGCTATCGCCTCCAGGGACAGGTACTGGCGCGAACCGAACAGCGGGAGCTGCTATCGCACGGATTGCTACCTGGCGTGATCCAGGTTCCGCATAATGGGCAACCGATCGTACTGATGAACGACGCTCAGACCACGGGGGGCTATCCGCGTATCGCTGCGATCATTGAAGCCGATCTGTACCACCTGGCGCAGATCCGTCTGGGGGAACCCATCCATTTTGTACAGTGTACGCTGGAAGAGGCGCTGAAAGCGCGCCATGACCAGCGGCTTTATCTGGATCAACTCGCATGGCGCCTGCAGCAGGAGGCAGACGCGCAGTAG
- a CDS encoding c-type cytochrome yields MRRKAKLLTCLLLLAVTLSVRAELSREDKQALIHGEYLAKAADCAGCHRGSEPGAAPYSGGLAIATPMGAIFSTNITPSIRYGIGAWSEAEFRQALTEGRRRDGALLWPAMPYSAYSGMSESDLHALWIYFRYGVAPIEHSAPETRLDFPFNWRGVMWIWNQRYLKVPVPIAPVVTPEQKRGYYLVEVLGHCSACHSPRDALQGEVSDHRFSGASVAGWHAPNITADPISGIGDWRDDELMNYLRHGHAPGKGSASGGMAEAVSYSLRWLNDDDLRAMVSYLRLIPAQHDARDRQAAWRYAGNADAPLSASSRAGETLWRSACAICHRDDGAGSMEGRFPTLRHNTTSGANRPDNLVMTILEGTRRQNGQAESVMPAFGHKLNDQQIADLTNYVRTRFGQGDQAQPVSAAFVAQQREGGEKPLLLRALPWLTGGIVVLVILITGGWLWRRTQRARDHQ; encoded by the coding sequence ATGAGAAGAAAGGCTAAGTTGCTGACCTGCCTGCTCCTGCTCGCCGTCACGCTATCTGTCCGGGCAGAGCTTTCCCGTGAAGATAAGCAAGCGCTGATACACGGCGAATACCTGGCAAAAGCCGCCGACTGTGCCGGATGCCACCGGGGCAGTGAACCCGGCGCAGCCCCATACAGCGGCGGGCTGGCGATAGCAACACCGATGGGCGCCATCTTCTCTACCAATATCACGCCTTCCATACGCTACGGCATTGGCGCATGGAGCGAAGCTGAATTCCGTCAGGCGCTCACCGAAGGCCGCCGTCGGGACGGCGCCCTGCTCTGGCCCGCCATGCCATACAGCGCTTATAGCGGGATGTCTGAATCCGACCTCCATGCGCTGTGGATCTACTTTCGTTACGGCGTTGCGCCGATAGAGCACTCTGCCCCCGAAACCCGGCTGGACTTTCCCTTCAACTGGCGTGGCGTGATGTGGATATGGAATCAGCGCTACCTGAAAGTCCCTGTCCCCATCGCCCCTGTCGTCACGCCAGAACAAAAGCGCGGCTATTACCTGGTCGAAGTGCTGGGCCACTGCTCCGCCTGTCATTCACCGCGTGACGCGCTACAGGGTGAAGTCAGCGACCATCGCTTCTCCGGCGCCAGCGTGGCCGGCTGGCACGCGCCCAATATCACGGCGGACCCCATCAGCGGCATCGGCGACTGGCGCGACGACGAACTTATGAACTACCTGCGCCACGGCCACGCCCCCGGCAAAGGCAGCGCCTCCGGAGGAATGGCGGAAGCCGTCAGCTACAGCCTGCGCTGGCTTAATGACGACGACCTGCGGGCGATGGTGAGCTATCTGCGCCTGATCCCGGCCCAACACGATGCCCGGGACCGGCAAGCCGCCTGGCGCTACGCCGGTAACGCCGATGCCCCCCTTAGCGCAAGCAGCCGGGCTGGTGAAACGCTGTGGAGGAGCGCCTGCGCCATCTGCCACCGCGATGACGGTGCAGGATCCATGGAGGGTCGCTTCCCGACGCTGCGCCATAACACCACCAGCGGCGCCAACCGACCGGATAATCTGGTGATGACCATTCTGGAAGGCACCCGACGCCAGAACGGTCAGGCGGAAAGCGTTATGCCTGCTTTTGGTCACAAGCTGAATGACCAGCAGATCGCCGATTTAACCAACTACGTCCGCACCCGCTTCGGCCAGGGCGACCAGGCGCAACCGGTCAGCGCCGCCTTTGTTGCCCAACAGCGTGAAGGCGGAGAAAAACCGCTGCTGCTGCGTGCGCTCCCCTGGCTGACAGGGGGCATCGTCGTACTGGTCATCCTGATTACCGGCGGATGGCTGTGGCGCAGAACACAACGGGCCAGGGATCATCAGTGA
- the pxpB gene encoding 5-oxoprolinase subunit PxpB produces the protein MQRARCYLLGECAAVLELEPPVSLESQKRIWGLAQRLATMPEVTEAIPGMNNITVILRDPQTMVLDALERLQRWWEESEALEPTPNRIEIPVIYGGEFGPDLPWVASQAGLTESQTVEMHASVDYVVWFLGFQPGFPYLGGLSEALAVPRRADPRLEVPAGSVGIGGGHTGIYPLATPGGWQLIGRTSLRLFDPKRESPALLSPGDYVRFVPQKEGVC, from the coding sequence GTGCAAAGAGCGCGCTGTTATCTGTTAGGGGAGTGTGCAGCGGTTCTGGAACTGGAGCCGCCGGTCTCCCTGGAAAGTCAAAAGCGAATCTGGGGCCTGGCGCAGCGCCTGGCGACGATGCCGGAGGTGACTGAAGCCATCCCTGGCATGAATAACATCACCGTTATCCTGCGCGATCCCCAGACTATGGTGCTGGATGCTCTCGAACGTTTACAGCGCTGGTGGGAAGAGAGCGAAGCGCTGGAGCCCACGCCGAATCGAATAGAGATTCCGGTTATCTATGGCGGCGAATTTGGGCCGGATCTCCCCTGGGTCGCCAGCCAGGCAGGCCTGACGGAGTCTCAGACCGTGGAGATGCACGCCTCGGTGGATTATGTGGTCTGGTTTCTGGGCTTTCAGCCAGGGTTCCCCTATCTGGGGGGGCTGTCGGAGGCGCTGGCGGTACCGCGTCGGGCCGACCCCCGACTGGAGGTGCCCGCCGGTTCAGTAGGCATTGGCGGCGGCCATACCGGTATCTATCCACTGGCAACGCCGGGGGGCTGGCAGCTGATTGGCCGGACCTCCCTGAGGCTGTTTGATCCTAAGCGCGAGTCGCCAGCGCTGCTGAGCCCTGGTGACTACGTGCGCTTTGTGCCACAGAAGGAGGGCGTGTGCTAA
- a CDS encoding type 2 GTP cyclohydrolase I — MKNFELETLINEKLNSAAFSDYAPNGLQVEGRDEVKKVITGVTASQALLDEAVRQQADAVIVHHGYFWKNENPVIRGMKRNRLKTLLANDINLYGWHLPLDAHPELGNNVQLAALLGIEVKGEIEPLVPWGELNMTVPGLELASWLEARLGRKPLWCGDTGPEKIQRVAWCTGGGQGFIDAAARFGVDAFITGEVSEQTIHSAREQGLHFYAAGHHATERGGVRALGDWLSANTDLDVTFVDIPNPA, encoded by the coding sequence ATGAAAAATTTTGAACTGGAAACGCTGATTAATGAGAAGCTGAACAGCGCTGCCTTCAGCGACTATGCGCCGAATGGTCTGCAGGTCGAAGGGCGCGACGAGGTGAAAAAAGTGATCACCGGCGTTACCGCCAGCCAGGCGTTGCTTGATGAAGCCGTGCGCCAGCAGGCGGACGCGGTGATCGTACACCACGGCTACTTCTGGAAAAATGAAAACCCGGTGATTCGCGGCATGAAGCGTAACCGGCTGAAAACCCTGCTGGCTAACGATATCAACCTTTATGGCTGGCACCTGCCGCTGGACGCACACCCGGAGCTGGGTAACAACGTGCAGCTTGCGGCGCTGTTGGGCATTGAGGTGAAAGGTGAAATCGAACCTCTGGTGCCGTGGGGGGAGCTGAATATGACCGTTCCCGGGCTGGAGCTGGCCTCCTGGCTGGAAGCCAGACTTGGCCGTAAGCCGCTGTGGTGCGGTGATACCGGGCCGGAAAAAATTCAGCGCGTGGCCTGGTGCACCGGCGGCGGTCAGGGCTTTATTGATGCCGCTGCCCGCTTTGGTGTGGATGCGTTTATTACCGGCGAAGTATCCGAACAGACCATCCATTCTGCCCGTGAACAGGGGCTGCACTTCTATGCGGCTGGCCACCACGCCACCGAACGCGGCGGCGTGCGAGCGCTGGGTGACTGGCTGTCGGCCAATACCGACCTCGACGTGACTTTCGTCGATATTCCTAACCCTGCCTGA
- the phrB gene encoding deoxyribodipyrimidine photo-lyase has translation MTTRLVWFRRDLRIHDHPALKAACRGDGARVIALYLATPQQWEQHSMAPRQAWFIRQHVAALGRSLAELGIPLQVAVVPDYRASVDWIDAFCQRHRVTELFYHYQYELDERRRDAALERALDGKVTCQGFDDGVLLAPGSVTTGSGTSYQVFTPFSRAVIRRLSQALPECVAPPSACGTPLRAPDIPDFDYPEQTVSEADFPVGEVAAQARLAAFCHQTAAEYDAQRDFPARPGTSRLSPWLAVGALSPRQCLVQLLENHPDALTGGPGAVWLKELIWRDFYRQVMVARPEMSRYQPLIPWTAAIDWRDDPQGFQAWCEGRTGFPIVDAAMRQLNATGWMHNRLRMIAASFLIKDLRIDWRQGERYFMSQLIDGDLASNNGGWQWAASTGCDAQPWFRIFNPTTQGQKFDRGGAFVRHWLPALDAVPGSALHAPWEWADKQGMVLDYPRPLVDHKQARETTLAAYQAARNKESSR, from the coding sequence ATGACGACCCGGCTGGTCTGGTTTCGCCGCGACTTGCGTATTCACGATCATCCGGCGCTAAAGGCGGCCTGCCGCGGGGATGGCGCACGCGTTATTGCGCTCTATCTTGCGACGCCGCAACAGTGGGAGCAGCATTCCATGGCACCACGCCAGGCCTGGTTTATCCGCCAGCATGTCGCGGCGTTAGGGCGTTCACTGGCGGAACTCGGTATTCCGCTCCAGGTTGCCGTGGTGCCGGACTACCGCGCCAGCGTTGACTGGATTGATGCGTTCTGTCAGCGGCACCGGGTGACGGAGCTGTTCTATCACTACCAGTACGAACTGGATGAGCGACGGCGTGATGCGGCACTGGAGCGGGCGCTGGATGGCAAAGTGACGTGTCAGGGTTTTGATGACGGCGTACTGCTGGCGCCTGGCAGCGTCACCACCGGGAGCGGTACGTCATATCAGGTCTTTACCCCATTTAGTCGGGCGGTGATTCGTCGTCTGAGCCAGGCGCTGCCCGAATGCGTGGCGCCGCCATCGGCCTGCGGTACGCCGTTGAGGGCGCCGGATATCCCGGATTTTGACTATCCCGAACAGACGGTATCGGAGGCGGACTTTCCCGTTGGAGAGGTGGCTGCACAGGCGCGGCTGGCGGCGTTTTGCCATCAGACTGCGGCAGAATATGATGCGCAGCGCGACTTTCCGGCGCGACCGGGCACCAGTCGTCTTTCGCCCTGGCTTGCCGTGGGGGCGCTGTCGCCACGTCAGTGTCTGGTGCAGCTCCTTGAAAACCACCCCGATGCGCTGACAGGGGGCCCGGGCGCCGTCTGGCTCAAAGAACTCATCTGGCGGGATTTTTATCGCCAGGTGATGGTGGCGCGCCCGGAGATGAGTCGCTACCAGCCGCTGATTCCCTGGACGGCGGCGATTGACTGGCGTGACGATCCGCAGGGATTCCAGGCCTGGTGTGAAGGGAGAACCGGCTTTCCGATTGTGGATGCCGCGATGCGCCAGCTCAACGCCACAGGCTGGATGCATAACCGCCTGCGTATGATTGCGGCAAGTTTTCTGATAAAGGATTTGCGTATCGACTGGCGCCAGGGAGAACGCTATTTTATGTCTCAGTTGATCGACGGCGACCTGGCCTCTAATAATGGCGGATGGCAGTGGGCGGCCTCTACGGGATGCGATGCTCAGCCGTGGTTTCGTATTTTTAATCCTACGACCCAGGGGCAGAAGTTTGATCGCGGCGGCGCATTTGTTCGCCACTGGCTACCGGCGCTCGACGCCGTGCCCGGCAGCGCGCTGCATGCGCCCTGGGAATGGGCGGATAAGCAAGGAATGGTACTGGATTATCCCCGCCCGCTCGTTGATCATAAGCAGGCGCGCGAGACGACCCTCGCTGCGTATCAGGCAGCCCGCAACAAGGAGTCATCACGATGA
- a CDS encoding (2Fe-2S)-binding protein, translating into MKFILNGNAVNFQGETDTPLLWVIREHFRLTGSKFGCGIGACGACTVQVDGKAVRSCCYPLRLVEGCHVVTIEGLGAERRHPVQQAWIDEDVPQCGYCQSGMIMAVSAALAQKPRPTEQQLIRQISNLCRCATYHRIRAAVKRLTQEPEV; encoded by the coding sequence ATGAAATTTATTCTGAATGGAAACGCCGTTAACTTCCAGGGTGAAACCGATACACCGCTGTTATGGGTGATTCGGGAACATTTCCGGCTTACCGGCAGCAAGTTCGGCTGCGGTATTGGCGCCTGCGGAGCCTGTACCGTGCAGGTAGATGGCAAGGCGGTACGATCGTGCTGCTATCCGTTACGCCTGGTGGAAGGCTGCCACGTGGTCACCATCGAAGGACTGGGGGCGGAACGCCGTCATCCGGTGCAGCAGGCGTGGATTGACGAAGACGTTCCGCAGTGCGGTTACTGCCAGTCTGGCATGATTATGGCCGTCAGCGCCGCTCTGGCCCAGAAACCGCGACCAACAGAACAGCAGCTCATCCGCCAGATTAGCAACCTGTGCCGCTGTGCCACCTATCACCGCATTCGCGCTGCGGTTAAGCGTCTGACTCAGGAACCGGAGGTATAA
- the nei gene encoding endonuclease VIII: MPEGPEIRRAADRLEHAVLGEPLTEVWFAFPHLKPFESVLTGQRIERIETRGKAMLTHFSNLLTLYSHNQLYGVWRVAEAGALPQESKRSLRVRLATSRRAILLYSASDIEILDEAGLARHPFLLRVGPDVLDMTLTLEQVKARLLSKPFCRRQLSGLLLDQAFLAGLGNYLRVEILWQVRLAPQHRPVDLTDSQLTELAQACLAIPRLSYQTRGREDENRHHGATFRFRVFHRDGEPCERCGNLIERGMLSSRPFYWCPHCQR, encoded by the coding sequence ATGCCTGAAGGGCCGGAGATCCGTCGTGCGGCGGATAGGCTGGAACATGCCGTTCTTGGCGAACCGCTGACGGAAGTCTGGTTCGCCTTTCCTCACCTTAAGCCGTTTGAATCTGTTCTGACCGGTCAGCGCATCGAGCGTATCGAAACGCGCGGTAAGGCGATGCTGACCCATTTTTCCAACCTACTGACGCTCTATTCGCACAACCAGCTCTATGGCGTCTGGCGGGTAGCCGAAGCGGGAGCTCTCCCGCAGGAGAGTAAACGCAGTCTGCGGGTACGGTTGGCAACGAGCAGACGGGCAATACTGCTGTACAGCGCTTCGGATATCGAGATCCTCGATGAGGCGGGGCTGGCGCGTCACCCGTTCTTATTACGGGTCGGGCCGGACGTGCTGGATATGACGTTGACCCTGGAGCAGGTGAAGGCCAGGCTGCTGTCAAAGCCGTTTTGCCGCCGTCAGTTGAGCGGGCTGCTGCTGGATCAGGCGTTTCTGGCTGGTCTGGGAAACTATCTGCGGGTCGAGATTCTGTGGCAGGTGCGGCTGGCTCCGCAGCACCGCCCGGTCGATCTCACGGATAGCCAGTTGACCGAACTGGCTCAGGCCTGTCTGGCGATACCGCGCCTGTCGTACCAGACCCGGGGACGGGAGGATGAAAATCGACACCACGGCGCCACCTTCCGGTTTCGGGTGTTTCACCGCGACGGTGAGCCCTGTGAACGCTGCGGCAACCTGATTGAGCGCGGAATGCTCTCATCGCGGCCTTTTTACTGGTGTCCACACTGTCAGCGCTGA
- a CDS encoding MarR family winged helix-turn-helix transcriptional regulator: protein MAKQQQARAFPLGIHLDVTTRLWRTAIERALPFTHINRPHWLALSAIEELGDGCNLKAIVGHLNSEVSTISRALKFLEQNQLIVRSSGGKDRREKGVCLTSDGRAVLARLDREAERVRQQLLAEIPADDLDTFYRVLGAIKGNALTLIYGQAVPEEFRTAETSDEKKG, encoded by the coding sequence ATGGCAAAGCAGCAGCAGGCAAGGGCCTTCCCGCTGGGGATTCATCTGGATGTCACCACCCGCCTGTGGCGTACCGCCATTGAGCGTGCACTCCCCTTTACCCATATCAACCGACCGCACTGGCTGGCGCTGAGTGCCATTGAAGAACTGGGCGACGGCTGCAATTTGAAAGCCATCGTCGGTCATCTGAATAGCGAAGTCTCCACCATCTCCCGGGCTCTGAAGTTTCTGGAACAGAATCAGCTGATCGTTCGCAGTAGCGGCGGCAAGGATCGCCGGGAAAAAGGCGTCTGTTTGACATCAGACGGCCGCGCTGTTCTGGCCCGACTCGACAGGGAAGCCGAACGCGTACGCCAGCAGCTGCTGGCAGAGATTCCGGCGGACGATCTCGACACCTTCTATCGGGTGCTCGGCGCCATCAAAGGCAATGCACTGACGCTTATCTACGGCCAGGCCGTACCCGAGGAGTTCCGTACTGCGGAGACCAGCGATGAGAAGAAAGGCTAA
- a CDS encoding xanthine dehydrogenase family protein molybdopterin-binding subunit produces the protein MALTRRELLKYGAAGTLSLLLPIGIGARAAVVSQAATPPELNEINDWIWVSPDNQVVIGVSQCEVGQGIYTGLASVVAAEMDADWEQVSVRFVTGRDAYRQSSGGEPFPQQFVAASTSMTQFWERTRLAGAQARDLFIRAAARYWQVDAATLRTHKAEVLDDAHRRRVTYGQLIPLTRELTLNPRPHLKNRSEEQQTGMIGTALSRVDTPEKVDGSALFGIDIALPEMLTAVPWMGPSLNGKVGALRNETEIRAMPGVVDLIISRHWSTMNMVKRDPDLSPNTVLVVAKSFWQAKKAAEKLDVAWIYSEKDNFSSQTLNEDNQRALNRNQPIIATDRGDAPGAIAAARASACYHEARYQTEYVTHATLEPCNGTCLVESDRITVWGPFQGQDLTRIVLAKMFGLKPEDVTLNNTLLGGSYGRKYLPDAVMHAATASKATGKPVKVIYPRAIDIRHGYYRPGELAHYQAVLKPDGYPQALRAHCVGHGLFAQLHQHRVEELGGWDETMVECLYNTRYSIPELRVENTLVPQPISLSFLRGVGSVASLFCLESFISELSDKAGIDEYQYRYNLLHEAPEMQRVLKATADAANWSTPLPDNHYRGLAVNIWVARDEAFVSYVALALEIAVNGSDYQVTRAVCGIDCGKVINPNLIRCNIEGGIGFALTGAWYSHLHFEQGGVVESNFDDYGLLQLHEMPEIEVVILESDRPPQGCGEVSTAVVAPALASALRKATGRPWRELPLPRRLSST, from the coding sequence ATGGCCCTTACCCGTCGCGAACTGCTGAAATACGGCGCCGCCGGTACCCTGTCGCTACTGCTGCCCATTGGCATCGGCGCCCGGGCCGCCGTGGTTTCTCAGGCTGCCACGCCGCCTGAACTGAACGAAATCAACGACTGGATCTGGGTTAGCCCCGATAATCAGGTCGTTATCGGCGTCTCTCAGTGTGAGGTCGGCCAGGGCATCTATACCGGTCTTGCCAGCGTGGTCGCCGCTGAAATGGATGCCGACTGGGAGCAGGTTAGCGTCCGCTTCGTCACCGGCCGTGACGCCTACCGGCAATCTTCCGGCGGAGAGCCTTTTCCTCAGCAGTTTGTCGCCGCATCAACCTCTATGACCCAGTTCTGGGAGCGTACCCGACTGGCTGGCGCCCAGGCTCGCGATCTGTTTATTCGCGCTGCGGCGCGTTACTGGCAGGTCGATGCCGCCACGCTGCGTACCCATAAGGCTGAGGTGCTGGACGACGCGCACCGGCGTCGGGTCACTTACGGGCAACTGATTCCACTGACCCGGGAACTGACGCTAAATCCCCGACCTCATTTGAAAAACCGCAGTGAAGAGCAGCAGACCGGTATGATCGGTACCGCCCTTTCCCGAGTCGATACGCCAGAAAAAGTGGACGGATCGGCACTCTTCGGTATCGACATCGCGCTCCCGGAGATGCTAACAGCCGTGCCCTGGATGGGCCCTTCGCTCAACGGCAAAGTAGGCGCCCTGCGCAACGAAACTGAGATTCGCGCCATGCCCGGCGTGGTGGATCTGATAATCAGCCGTCACTGGTCGACCATGAATATGGTAAAACGGGATCCGGACCTCTCCCCCAACACCGTACTGGTGGTGGCGAAAAGCTTCTGGCAGGCGAAAAAAGCGGCAGAAAAGCTGGATGTGGCGTGGATCTACAGCGAAAAAGACAACTTTTCCAGCCAGACCCTGAATGAGGATAACCAGCGGGCGCTGAACCGTAATCAACCGATTATCGCCACTGACCGCGGCGATGCGCCTGGCGCTATTGCTGCGGCCAGAGCGAGCGCATGCTACCACGAGGCGCGCTATCAAACCGAATATGTCACCCATGCCACCCTGGAGCCCTGTAACGGTACCTGCCTGGTTGAATCGGATCGGATCACGGTATGGGGGCCGTTTCAGGGACAGGATCTGACGCGTATCGTGCTGGCAAAAATGTTTGGTCTGAAACCGGAAGATGTCACGCTGAATAATACCCTACTCGGCGGCAGCTACGGACGGAAATATCTGCCCGATGCCGTGATGCATGCAGCGACGGCCTCGAAGGCGACCGGAAAACCGGTAAAGGTGATCTATCCCCGGGCTATCGATATTCGCCACGGCTATTACCGCCCCGGCGAACTGGCTCACTACCAGGCGGTCCTGAAGCCGGATGGCTACCCCCAGGCGCTACGCGCCCACTGCGTGGGGCACGGCCTGTTCGCCCAGCTGCATCAGCACCGGGTGGAAGAGCTCGGCGGCTGGGATGAAACCATGGTGGAGTGCCTGTACAACACTCGCTACTCCATTCCCGAGCTGCGGGTGGAAAATACCCTGGTACCACAGCCCATCTCACTGAGTTTTTTGCGCGGCGTTGGCAGTGTCGCCAGCCTGTTCTGCCTGGAAAGTTTTATCAGCGAACTGAGTGATAAAGCGGGCATTGATGAATATCAGTATCGCTACAACCTGTTGCATGAGGCGCCAGAGATGCAACGCGTCCTGAAAGCCACGGCAGACGCAGCTAACTGGTCGACGCCGCTGCCGGACAACCACTATCGCGGTCTGGCGGTTAATATCTGGGTGGCGCGCGACGAGGCTTTCGTCAGCTATGTGGCACTGGCGCTGGAAATTGCGGTTAACGGCAGCGACTACCAGGTCACGCGAGCGGTGTGCGGTATCGACTGCGGAAAAGTCATTAATCCCAACCTGATCCGCTGCAATATTGAGGGGGGAATCGGCTTTGCGCTGACCGGCGCCTGGTACAGCCATCTGCACTTTGAACAGGGCGGCGTGGTAGAAAGCAATTTTGATGATTACGGACTG